The nucleotide sequence GATACGCAGCACCAGCAGAGCAGTGGTCCCCATTTGATTGTCAAGGGGCAGACACTGAAGCCTGCAGCCTCATGCAGGACAAACTGAGCTTTGAGCAGACCCAGTTCTTCTAGTTCCGCACACCTTGCCTGCCCACGGGCCGGGGAGGCAGGGGGATGGCAGCCCAACGGTGGCTTGGCGGGCAGGGCAGGACACCTGCGTTGGAGGATTTTGGCGTCTTCCTCCGTGGGGAAGCTTGCATGCTTTGGCAGCCTCCCCTGTAGTCATTCCTGGAGACTTTTATCCATCTCAACCGAGAGGCAGGGAGCCTGGGCTCTGGAGAGAAGAGAATTGTGCTGGGATGCCAGCTCAGTCCCCTGGCAGCTGTAGATGTgctcctgagtctcagtttcctcattgataAAATGGACGTGATGCCAGCCCTCTTCTTAGGGTTGTGGTGAGCACCCTCGAGTGAAACAGGAGGTCTGAGGAGCGGCCAGCACAGCACTTGGCACAGTGGCTAGGTGGCAGCTGCCACAATGAGGTTTTCTGATTAGGTGCCAGGGGAGTGGCCTGAGCCTTCCAAGGGCCCTGGGCTCCTGGGGTGCATCACCTGGCACCTTCAGCATGGCACTTCCCTAGCCTGGTGTCTTGCAGGCCTTTTGCCCAGGGCATGTCCACAAACCTCTCGAAGATGCAGGTGCTGGAAAGCTGGCCCTGCCGCACTCCCCTGcgaacttgctgtgtgacctgagAAAATCCCTCCTGTCTCCGGCCCCTCCTCCACATCTGTGCTACAAGGGGTTGGACTCTGCTCCAAGCTTGAGACTGTGGCAGAGGCAGCGCCAGGCCTGGGTGGGTCCCAACAGGCCAGGGTTCAAATCCACATTCTGGCTGCCACTTCCTGGCTCCCGATCTGGGCGAGTTCCTACTAGGCTGTTTCCTTATCCATCAGGCAGGGTGTTAGGAGGATTAAACATGATGGGTGTCCAAAGGGCCTTGCACCCAGGAAGTGCCTGCATGTACCGGGCACCGTGGCTGCTTAAAGTTGGGGCTGGACCTTCAGCTGGCCCTGCCCTGCATTCCCTTGGGACCAGCCCACCTTCCTCCTCAGCTGCCCCTCGTGGGCCTGGCCCTGTGTTCGCCTGACTGTCAGGGGCTGGGTGTGGACAGCGACCCTGGATGCCCGAGGCTTGTGGCTGACCTGGAGGTCTGCACGGCACAGGCCTGCAGGGAGGGTTTCTGGAGAGATGGGCTGGCCTTTGGGGGACTCAGCACAGGCTGGTTCCCAGCCGCCACTTTCCGAGGCCAGGGAGCATCCTGGTGGGCAGGCACCTTGTGTCGTCCCAGTCTGAGGCCACTTCTGTGGGTTGCCGTGCCCAGGATCAGGAAGGAGTATGGCCCACCAACACCCAGGGCTGGCCTCCTGTCATCCTGGGGCCTTGTCCATGCCCTGGGGATCAGGGTTGGGTCCACCCACCCAGAGCTGGAGGGCAGGCCCGAGGGCAAGAGGGTCACGGACACACTGTCCTTGCATCCCACCTCCCTTGGTGGGGCTCGTGGTCTGAGCTCATGACTTGAGAAGTCCTGGGCTCTCACCTCAGCCAGCACACGCCCCACCGGCTCCCCTCCTCGGGCCTGGGTCCCCACCTCTGTAGGACGGAGAGGGTGCACAGCAGCATGGGCCCCGCACTGTCCCGGGAACCTGGGTTCTGTAGAGACTGAGCAGCCTTCTCTGATGCGTTTCGCGTTTGGCTTCTGTATTGGAGCGAAAAGCTCAAGTCAGAAAGCTGCTCCCACCCACTGGGTTTCAGGGTGACTCAGCCTCTCTTTACAGTGTCCCTCGGCTAGGTCCCCAAGCCTTAGGCAGGCCTCAGACAAGTTTCCCTCAGGTTTTTACCGCCCAGCGTCCATCGCCAGCCCCGTGGAGGATGTGGTATCAGGTGTCATCCGGTACCACACCGCCATCAGGTCCCAGTGCCAGTCACCAGAGGGCTCATGCTGGGAGGAGGCGCCGTTGGCCTGGGCGGGGAGATGGCAGGGCTAGGGCAGGCCTCGTGGGGCTCCTTAAGACCCTCACTATTCTACCCAGAGGGAATCTGGGTTTGGCCTGTGGCTTCCTCCCTCTGTCAGCCAGGGACATGGCATCCTGCTGGCCTGTCACTCTGAGAAGGCTGATCAGGTGACACACTCAACCAGACGCCACCAGGCCCTGTTTCCCCTCCTCATCTTCAGGGCTCCGGGCTGTGTCCCTGGGGACATTGGGGTGTGGGGGCCCCTACTCACCAGGGACCCCATGCCACCCTCACTGCACTGACCCAAATGTCAGAAGACCAGGCAGTGTGTTTACAGGCACAGCTGCCGACTGGGTCCCAGAGCCCAGGGACATCAGCACGCCTGCTGGGGGTGGGACAGGAGTGTCCCCTGAGTACACAGCCAAGCATGTGGTGTTCTTTTCTCCTAGCAGTCAGCTCATAGCGGCTGCCTGGGCGCCTGCCCTCGGGGGGAAGCATTTTCTCTGCATCAGCTGTCCACTAGGCTGTTTCTGCTCCTCCGCCTCTGAACTCCCAGCCCTGCCAGAGTGCCCTGGGGCCCAAGCGCTGCCCAGATGGGGTGTCCGCTAACAGAGTGAGCTAGGGTGGCCTGTGGGTGCTGGAACCCTACCTTTCTTGCTCCAGAGGGTCCCAGGGCAGCTGCCAGGGCTGTTGCCTTGCTTTCTCTGTCCTGTGAGGGGGGCTCAGCGCAAAGGGTAGAGGCCCTACTCTGCCACTTTGTTCCCAGACCCCAGGGCAGTTTGCTCTGGAGCCTGCACCTCTACCATCTGAGCAGGCGGTTTAAACGGCCCCTGTGCTCCACGTAGCTCTATGGTCGGTTCCCTGCCCGCTGCTGCTGTGACGGGAAGGGACCAGAGAAGACAGACTAGCTCCACGAGGGCTAGAGCGTCTCCCTGACCGTGTGACAGGGTGGCAGCTCCCTCACCGCAAGCATGTGTGGCTGTCAGCATTGGGCCTgcatccctccccaccacccgGCTGGCAGGAGAGGGCCCccggggggtgggggaagggtgcAGGGATCATATGACACCAAGCAGGGCTGGGCCAGCTGCTGGCCCGCCAGCTCACGGAGGAGCCACTATCTAGACCTGCTCAGGGATGGCTGAGGCCACCTGGCTTCAGCCCCTCCTGGAGATTGGCCTGCCTGGGGACACCTCTGTCCGGCAGGCATGGGTGGTGCTCAGCCAGGACCTGGGTGCTGTGCCGGGCTCCCCCAGGGTTCATGTTTAGTCCCCTGTGGCGGGCTTGTCCTGCATGAGACCTCAGAGCCATTGCCGGTGACTTGGGCACTCAGGATACTGTCTGCTTCGCAGCTGGTCCAGATGTGGCTAAAATCCCTAGGGGAGAGAGAGACTCCCAGCTGAGCCAACAGCCTTCACAAGAGGCAGTCTGGGACCCCTGAGGAGGCCAGGGTGGTTGGGGGCCCTGGGCAGTGTAACCGCTAATGCTTTTCTTTTCAAAGGAACGATCTTCTAGGCAGGGGACAGACGTGTGAGTCAGGAAAGGGGTTGAGCGTATGTCTCTGTTTTCCTGTCAGTGGAAGGGCCGGACCTCCCCTGGCGGGGGTGTCtgtggggtgtgggtgtgagtgtgcctGTGGGTTCCCTGCTAACTTCCAAGAAATGGGGCTGGCTGGCTGTCCAGAGGCGGTGGCGGTCAGGAGCCCAGCATGGTGCCCACAGCTTTCCTGTTGTACAAAGCCCAGAGTGGGAGGGCGACCTCGGGTCAGAGGAAGTGGACTTCCAGGATGGCTCCTGGGCCTCCCAGGGCCGGGCCTCCGAGGGTGcgcaggaggcaggaggctggggtcCCGTCCGCAGCATGCTGGACAGTCTACCTGACTCCTGCCAGGGTTGAGGGAAGGGCCTGAGTCAGCACTGTCCACCAGGCCTTCTCTGAGCTCCACTCCCACCTAGGTTGGGGCATTGACTGTGCGGTTAATGACCCTGGGCCAGGCCAGTACCTCCCAACTCCTTCCTAACCTCTGAGGTTGGTGTCCTTACGCCACCCCCAACCCCGGCTCCTCTACCTGCTGCAAGCTCATTCCATCCCTGGACAGAGCAAGTGGCAGAGGGCTGTGAGGCAGGGGGTGATTGTGGCTAAGTGACCTAGGCCAGCCTGCCAGGTGGGGGGAGTCTGTCTCCTAAGACAAGGGCCTTTCCTTACTGCCTGGAGCCAGAGGCCCCCTTCCTGTTCCAGCCCAGGCCTGTGGTTTAGGGCTCTGTGGAACCCCAGCGTCTGCCTGGATACTGGCACCGTCACCTCTCACGCCCGTCCCCTCATGTGATGACGGTCAGGGAACTGGGAAATCCCATTGCCCAAGCAGGCACGAGGGCATGAATGAGCAGAGGGGAAGGAAGTGGCTGGGATGTGGCCGCTGGGGGTGCCCCACACCTCCCCAGATCCGGGCTGCTGACACGccagagctgggcctggaggAGCTGCCCACTCCTGCTGGGTCAGCCAGGGCCCGCCAGGCTGGGCAGAGGAGGGGTGAGTGTGAGGACGCCCATGGGCCTCTGGCCCTGGGGAGGTGAGGGAACTTTCTCTCAGGGCATAACCGCCTGGATGCAGTCAGCCGTGTCAGAGCCCTGGGATCCCCGCCTCACCGCTTACCCAAGGCAGCATGACCTTGGACCAGTTgttcctctctcagcctccatttacccatctgtgaaatggctgAATAACAGTCTCCACTATGGAGGGGGATGACTTGAGGGTGGGTCCGTCCTGGGCAGGAACAGGAGCCAGTTACTAGGGGATTGGAAGCCTGGTGAACCCATCATGACCGTGCCCCAGGTCGTGGCTAGCCAGGTTGGGGAAGTGGAGTGCCAGGACAGTGGCCCTATGTGCCGATGTTAAACCCAGGCCGTAGAGCTGTGATCTCATTCCACCCCGGGCTATAGGTCTGTGCAGCCACCAGTCTGTGCCCTGTCTGGGGAACAGGTTGCACAGGTCCATCCCCTGCACAGTGGCCAGGCAGGCCCCTGATGTCCCCACGCCCGGCTGCTGGGCGTTGTCTTCACAGAGCTCCACGCAGGAGATCGGTGAGGAGCTGATCAACGGAGTCATCTACTCCATCTCCCTGCGCAAGGTGCAGCTGCACCACGGAGCCAACAAGGGCCAGCGCTGGCTCGGGGTGAGTACGCTCTGGGTCTCCACTAGGAGGCGCAGCTGGGGATCCCTCCCAGGGCTTTGCTCCTCGAGGGCCCCACAGTTCTGATCCCAAAGGAAATGGCCCTCACTCCCTTCCCGACCCCCACTGTCCAGCCCAGGCTTGATCAGGTTTTCCACGGCAAGTTTTCATGTTTGACCTCCCTTTTCCGGGTGTGCAGCCATCAGCCTCGCCATCCTCCATGCCTTCTCCCAGACGTGCACACTGTCTGGAGTAGGGGGGCTGTCTTCACCCAAGAAGAACAGGGTTTCAGGCTGTTAGGTCTCTGCAAATTGCCATCTCCCAGAACACATCCCTGGGGTTCCTCTAGGTTGAGAGCCGGTGCCTGACGCAGCTGCGTAATATTCCAGAAGGGAGGCTGGAGCCATTGCCGCAGTTCAGCTCCTCATGGCTGTGGGGCCACTTCAACAGTGCTGCaggagccaggcgcggtggctcacgcctgtaatcccagcattttgggaggccgaggcaggaggatcacctaaggtcaggagttcgagaccagcctggcccaccatggtgaaaccccatctctactaaaaatacaaaaattagccaggcatggtggtgtgcgcctataatcgcagctacttgggagactgaaacatgagaattgcttgagcccgggcggctgaggtcgcagtgagctgagatcacgccactgcgctctagcctgggtgactgtctcaaaacaaaacaaatcagtgCCACAGGGAAGATGCCGTGTGTCCTAATGGACCAgtccctcccagcccctgggtaagcctctgtttcctcatctctagaatgaggatacactttttttttttttttgagatagagtctcattctgtcgcccaggctggagtgcagtggtgcgatctcagttcactgcaagctcctcctcccaggttcacgccattctcccgcctcagcctcccgagtagctgggactacaggcgcccaccacctcgcctggctaattttttgtatttttagtagagacggggtttcaccatgttagccaggatggtctcgatctcctaacctcgtgatccgcccgtctcagcctcccaaagtgctgggattacaggcgtgagccactgcgccaggcctagaATGGGGATGTTTTGTTAGAACTCTCAGGTGACGCTGTTCCCACAGGGCAGCTACCATTACTCAGTTAACAACTGACTGACCTGAAGGTGTTAATATTTAAATCATTCCCGTACCTCAAATtctactttacatttttttcagtcttttagagaaagggtctcactctgtcacccaggcagtggtatgatcatagctcacagcagccttgacctcctgggctcaagcgatcctcacccCTCAgctccccaggtagctgggactacaggcgtgcgccaccatacctggctaattttgtattttttgtagagatggggttttgccatgttgcccaggctggtctcaaactcctggcctcaagtgatttgcccacctcagcctccaaaaatgctgggacgacaggcgtaagccaccatgtcgggccctggctaatttttaagttttgtaaacaattttttgtagagatgggatttcactttgttgcccaggctggtctcgaactcctggcttcaagcgatgctcccaccttggcctcccaaagtgctgggattactggtatgagccaccacacctggcctgaaattcTACTTTTAAAGCTGATAACCTTTTTCTGCTAGAGACATTCAGTGCTGCCTCCTGCCACAAGCCACTGAGGGCTCAGGGTTCCATTTGAGCTCCAGGGGATTCATGTGCTGCCACTCACTGTCCTTCCTCTGTCCCACCCCAGTATGAGAATGAGTCGGCCCTGAACCTTTATGAGACTTGCAAGGTGCGGACCGTGAAGGCTGGCACGCTGGAGAAGCTGGTGGAGCACCTGGTGCCCGCCTTCCAGGGCAGCGACCTCTCCTACGTCACCATCTTCCTGTGTACCTACAGAGCCTTCACCACCACCCAACAGGTCCTGGACCTGCTGTTTAAAAGGTGAGCACGCACCCTCCACTGCATGGGATGCACAGGGCCCCTCACCCCCGCCCGGCTGTGGGTCTTGGCAATGCTggttcacctctctgagcctcgctTTGCTTGTACGAAAGAAAAACTGGGTGCTAAGAGGACCTCATGGGGTTATCGTCAGGCCTGCGTGGGATGAGGGGTGGAACGTGCTCCTCCACCACGTGGCCCTAGGGAATGGGCTGCTGGACTGTGGTGCTTGTATTTACGATTTTCCTGTCCCCCATGGGGAAGCGCTCTGCCCCAAGCCTCACTCGTATGTGGCCTTGGACAAAGCAGTTTTCCCACTTGTCAAGGACATTCCAGATTGTACCCGGGGGCTGGTGGAGGGGTCCGAGGGGCACTCAGATAGCTGGGAAGGAGCTGGTTGGGgctcattcattgaacaaatgtatatgaagcacctactgtgtgctggccCTTTTCTAGGCATTTAATATAATTtgatgaaaaaaagcaaaaaaaaaaaaaaaaaaaaaaatccctgtcctCCTGGGCCTCCGTTCTAGTCGGAGAGTCAGACAGTAACACACGACGTCGTAAGCAGGTACGGTAGATGTGATGCCCTCACGGCCTCCTCTAGATACGGCTGCGTCCTCCCCTATTCCGACGAGGATGGCGGACCCCAGGACCAACTTAAAAAGTGAGTGAGCTTTCAGCCAAGAGGAAGGGACCCTGTCTCCAGCAAACAGTGGGAGAGTgcatggggctggggctggagcgAGATGGGCAGAACCGTGGCTCCCACACCTCTTGCGGTTCCTGCTGGAGGGCTGGGGTCTGGGGGCTTCGCCTGCAGGAAGAAATAAGACCAAGAGCTGGGGAGGGGTCCTGAGGTGGCTGGGGCTCAGAGCAGCCGCCGGCGGGAACCCATCCCACCATAGCCTCATCCTAGCTGGGCGTGGCTCAGTGTGCCCTGATCTAGGGGcccagggcaggaggtggggtgAGCCTGTGCTCTCACATTGCCTCGCCCCTCAATGAGTGCTTAGTGGGCAGGCTACACCTCACTCTCTGGGAGAAGGGGATCAGTGGGAAGGTAAGACCCACAGTGGTCAGAGAGCCAGGCAGCTCACCAGCACCGAGCTACGAGTCGAGTCGCCAGGGACCTGGGATGCCAGGCAGGAGGACAGATCCCTCATGGAGTTTATGGTCCAGcgaggagaggggctggagacaTGCAGAGGCGTGGGCGGGACTTCcctggaggaggggagaggtgtCGCTATTGACCAGGGGCCTCCTTGCTTCTTTGCCTGGACagccaaggaggctgaggcttgggcTGGGGTGGGTGGCCTCCGGATGGACAGGGGCCAGCACAGGAGCCCAGCCTGGCTCACGGAGCCATGGGAGGGCCATGGGGGAAGGGGAGCCCAGACCTCTGACTCTGCTGCCCACCCACCTGTCCCCAGTGCCATCTCCTCCATCCTGGGCACCTGGCTGGACCAGTACTCGGAGGATTTCTGTCAACCCCCGGACTTTCCCTGCCTCAAGCAGCTGGTGGCCTATGTGCAGCTCAACATGCCAGGCTCAGACCTGGAGCGCCGTGCCCACCTTCTCCTGGCCCAGCTGGAGCACTCGGAACCCACTGAGGCAGAGCCTGAGGGTGAGGACGACTGGGGTGGGTGCCAGAGGTTGAATGAGGCGGCGGCTCCAGGGTCTGGTGCTGGGCCAGGGGCACAGATGTCCTCAGACCACACAGGCAGGGACCACAGGTGGGAGGGCAGCCTGGTGCAGGTTTTGTGGGTTCGAGGGGAGCGGCTTCTCTGGAAGCCAGGGCTGTTCTCTGTCTTTGAAAAGGCACAGGAAGGGCTGGAATATTTTTGAACTTTTCTTTTACAGCTCTGTCACCAGTGCCAGCTCTAAAACCAACTCCAGAGCTAGAGCTAGCTCTAACACCAGCTCGAGCACCCAGCCCAGTGCCAGCCCCAGCGCCAGCTCCAACACCAGCTCCAGGCTCAGAGCTAGAGGTCGCTCCAGCACCAGCTCCGAAGCTCCAGCAGGCTCCAGAGCCAGCTGTGGAACTAGAACCGGCTCCAGCGCCAGCTCTGGAACTAGAGCCAGCTCCAGTACCACCTCCAGAACAGGATCCAGCTCCTTCCCAAACTCTAGAGCTGGAGCCAGCTCTAGTGCCAGTTCCAGCATTAGAGCCTTCCTGGCCTTCACCTGTGGTTGCAGAGAACGGGCTGAGTGAGAAGCCTCACCTCTTGGTGTTCCCTCCCGACTTGGTGGCAGAGCAGTTTACACTGATGGATGCGGTGAGCGGCTCAGATTGGCAGGGCAGGGGTGGGCCTGCCTTCTGGCATCTGCTGCCCCCTACCTAGCATTCCCTGGTCCAGAGCTGATGTTCTggtcaaatcccagctctactgtTACACACCAAGTAACCAGGGCCAGTTTCTGAACCCCAAGTCCTCAGTTTCCCTCCGgacggtagagatggggtcacccCTGTCCTCCAGAGTGAGTGTTGAGATTCCAGATGGAGCAGACCGGAAGCTCAGCAGGCCTGGCCTGTGGGAGTGGAGGGTGCTCACCAGGGTGCTCCATGGGTCACCCCCATCTGTTTAGGAGGCTCACCAGCTTCAGCACTCATTAGGTATTCGGTGTGTCCTAGAGCCCATGGCAGACACTGGACAAAGCCCCTAGTTATAGCGCCCACAGCCGATGTGCGTCTGGATGGGGCGCAGACTGAGGCGTGCCATGTGGGATGATAGGGGGTGGGGCACTGGGGCGTGGGCCGGTAGTGCCGTTTTGGTCCATGTAGGTGCGAGCCGCCTGTCGGCGCTGGGGCTTGGTGAGGATGTGCGAGGCAGTGCTCCTGTTGTTCCCACCAGCATTCTGTCCTGGGTCACTTGTGTGCTAGGCACCCTGCATGGACATGGGATAAAATCCGGAGACCCCCACAAGGGGGTCAAGCTACATCCTCAGCttccccagcaccagcccagACTGCTGGGGCACAGCCAGGTGACGCTTACCCTCCTCCCCAGGAGCTGTTCAAGAAGGTGGTGCCCTACCACTGCCTGGGCTCCATCTGGTCCCAGCGGGACAAGAAGGGCAAGGAGCACCTGGCACCCACCATCCGCGCCACTGTCACCCAGTTCAACAGCGTGGCCAACTGCGTCATCACCACCTGCCTTGGGGACCGAAGCACGAAAGCCCCAGACAGGGCCAGGGTGGTGGAGCACTGGATCGAGGTGGCCAGGGTACGCCACAGGAGGGGCCTGGGCCCCCTCTTTGCCTTCATCTGTTCTCAGGTTGTGGTCTGCAGTCCAAGCCCCTGTACAGGCCCCAGGCCCCTCTTCCCAGGGGCACGCTTTCCTTGACTCTCCCAGCCCACTGCCTGGATGCTCACGTCCTCCTTACGCCGTTTCCTTAGGTTGAGCTAAAATCCTGTCACCCCTGGGTCGCAGGTGTGCCCTCTGGGGACTCCCTGAGTGTCTGTCTCATTAGGaggggaggccaagggggacTGAGGCCAGGCAAACTGGGagccccagccccacctcacGCCTCCTGCTCTTCCCGGCCAGGAGTGCCGGATCCTCAAGAACTTCTCGTCGCTGTATGCCATCCTCTCCGCCCTGCAGAGCAACTCCATCCACCGGCTGAAGAAGACGTGGGAAGACGTTTCCAGGTGGGCATGCCTCTATAGGAGCTCCTGCTGCACTGGGGACCTCCCACAGGGCTGGCATTGCCCGCTTAGTGAGCCAGTGGGAGGCCACAAACCCTGAGCGCAGGGATCCTCCACTGACCTGAGCTGGCAGCTCTGCCTCAGAGCTCGGCTTCCTAAGCTGTCAGATGGTGGGTTGAGCCACATCAGAGATTTTCAGGTGTTCATGTTGTAGCTACAGAACCCTTATGCTATTGATATCAAAACCTttgtgccaggcgcagtggctaacgcctgtaatcccagctactcggaaagctgaggccaggagaatctcttgaacccaggaggtggaggtcgcaatgagtcgagatcggaccactgctctccagcctgggtggctgcaattgtctccaaaaaaagaaaaaaaaccctttggAAATAGCTGCTCACTGGAAACGGGAACAGGGGTCCTGTTGCACCAACATGAAGGCCCCCTCCCCAGACCTGCAGAGCATTGGTGCTCTGTGAAACCCTGTGTGCTGCGTTCAGGCAGCCTGGGGTCTTTCAACTCTAAAGTGAAATGGATTTGCACTCACACCCCTCCCCGCCATTGCTAGCTTTCTCCTCCCTTCTTTGCCCTTCTGACAGGGACAGTTTCCGGATCTTTCAGAAGCTGTCGGAGATCTTCTCAGATGAGAACAACTACTCATTGAGCCGGGAGCTGCTCATCAAGGTGGAGTGGcggcaggcagaggcagagactggggcAGGGGGTGGTGGCGTTCGCTTCTTGCTGGAAAAGTTCCTTTCCCGTGTGCACAAAGAGGGAAGAGGGATCTGTTTGGCCCCTGGGCGTTTGAGGGACAGGGCCCCGGTTAATCCGACACAGTAAGGGTGGCAGTGGAGGTTCCAGGAGTAGTAGATGGGCATCAGGACCAGCAGGTCTCCGGCTTCCTCGCTGGTTGGGAAGGGGATGCAGCTCCTGCCCCCACACTGGCCCCGTCTGTCCCCGGGAGGCCAGGCTCCTACCTCTGTCTGTTCTGCACACCCAAGGAGAAGGCAGCCTGCCTACCCCAGGGACAGGAGCTGCAGGGGATGCCAAGGGCCAAGTGACCGTACCTGGCAGGTAGATTTGGAGGCCCTGTGTGgcttccccaccctgccctgaGAAGAGACACTGACCAGAGAACCCTGTAGCATTCTTCTCATGGTACCCCGTTAGCCATGGCAGACACCCTAGATGACTGAGGAGAACTTTCAGGGACTAATGGATTCACGAGGCCTCAGAGGGAGTCAAGTGTCACTGCCTGGTGCCCCGGCGTGCCCGGTCAGCGAAATGACATCTAGGGCCCCCCTCCTGCGTGGACGAACGCAGAGTTCCCTACAGAGGAGTATCGCAGGGGGTTCTGGAACACCTGTCCCTCTCCCTCCGTGGCACAGCTCTGCTGGGGGCCCCAGCACGCACGAGAAGCCCAGAGGATGGCATCCCAATCAGTGGCTAAACAGGGGTAAAGGCAGATGGGGCAGAGCCTCTGGCTAGGACAGAAAAGCCTGTTCTGAGTCCCTGGGGGCCCTGGGCAAGTTGCTGCCCATCTCAgggccacagtttcctcatccgGAAAACGGAGGAATGCCAGCCCTGGGGTACTGACCTCACGGAAGGTTCAAGGGAGAAAAGGAGTGTTCAGCCAAAACAGGGCTGTAGCGGACAGTCTCTGAGGCCCTGCAAGGTAGGCAGagatttttgagacggagtcttgctctgtcgcccaggctggagtgcagtggcgggatctcggctcactgcaagctccgcctcccgggtttacgtcattctcctgcctcagcctcccgagtagctgggactacaggcaccctccacctcgcctggctagttttttgtatttttttagtagagacggggtttcaccgtgttagccaggatggtc is from Macaca mulatta isolate MMU2019108-1 chromosome 15, T2T-MMU8v2.0, whole genome shotgun sequence and encodes:
- the RALGDS gene encoding ral guanine nucleotide dissociation stimulator isoform X16, with the translated sequence MAREAGQVCARPAVPRVGKGSVFFACVSVVTARRRAIARRAALQSPTPWLAPLPPPATTESSTQEIGEELINGVIYSISLRKVQLHHGANKGQRWLGYENESALNLYETCKVRTVKAGTLEKLVEHLVPAFQGSDLSYVTIFLCTYRAFTTTQQVLDLLFKRYGCVLPYSDEDGGPQDQLKNAISSILGTWLDQYSEDFCQPPDFPCLKQLVAYVQLNMPGSDLERRAHLLLAQLEHSEPTEAEPEALSPVPALKPTPELELALTPARAPSPVPAPAPAPTPAPGSELEVAPAPAPKLQQAPEPAVELEPAPAPALELEPAPVPPPEQDPAPSQTLELEPALVPVPALEPSWPSPVVAENGLSEKPHLLVFPPDLVAEQFTLMDAELFKKVVPYHCLGSIWSQRDKKGKEHLAPTIRATVTQFNSVANCVITTCLGDRSTKAPDRARVVEHWIEVARECRILKNFSSLYAILSALQSNSIHRLKKTWEDVSRDSFRIFQKLSEIFSDENNYSLSRELLIKEGTSKFATLEMNPKRAQKRPKETGIIQGTVPYLGTFLTDLVMLDTAMKDYLYGRLINFEKRRKEFEVIAQIKLLQSACNNYSITPDEQFGVWFRALERLSETESYNLSCELEPPSESASNTLRTKKNTAIVKRWSDRQAPSTELSTSGSSHSKSCDQLRCGPYLSSGDIADALSVHSAGSSSSDVEEINISFVPESPDGQEKKFWESASQSSPETSGISSASSSTSSSSASTTPVAATRTHKRSVSGLCNSSSALPLYNQQVGDCCIIRVSLDVDNGNMYKSILVTSQDKAPAVIRKAMDKHNLEEDEPEDYELLQILSDDRKLKIPENANVFYAMNSTANYDFVLKKRAFTKGVKVKHGASSTLPRMKQKGLKIAKGIF
- the RALGDS gene encoding ral guanine nucleotide dissociation stimulator isoform X12, with protein sequence MAREAGQVCARPAVPRVGKGSVFFACVSVVTARRRAIARRAALQSPTPWLAPLPPPATTESSTQEIGEELINGVIYSISLRKVQLHHGANKGQRWLGYENESALNLYETCKVRTVKAGTLEKLVEHLVPAFQGSDLSYVTIFLCTYRAFTTTQQVLDLLFKRYGRCDALTASSRYGCVLPYSDEDGGPQDQLKNAISSILGTWLDQYSEDFCQPPDFPCLKQLVAYVQLNMPGSDLERRAHLLLAQLEHSEPTEAEPEALSPVPALKPTPELELALTPARAPSPVPAPAPAPTPAPGSELEVAPAPAPKLQQAPEPAVELEPAPAPALELEPAPVPPPEQDPAPSQTLELEPALVPVPALEPSWPSPVVAENGLSEKPHLLVFPPDLVAEQFTLMDAELFKKVVPYHCLGSIWSQRDKKGKEHLAPTIRATVTQFNSVANCVITTCLGDRSTKAPDRARVVEHWIEVARECRILKNFSSLYAILSALQSNSIHRLKKTWEDVSRDSFRIFQKLSEIFSDENNYSLSRELLIKEGTSKFATLEMNPKRAQKRPKETGIIQGTVPYLGTFLTDLVMLDTAMKDYLYGRLINFEKRRKEFEVIAQIKLLQSACNNYSITPDEQFGVWFRALERLSETESYNLSCELEPPSESASNTLRTKKNTAIVKRWSDRQAPSTELSTSGSSHSKSCDQLRCGPYLSSGDIADALSVHSAGSSSSDVEEINISFVPESPDGQEKKFWESASQSSPETSGISSASSSTSSSSASTTPVAATRTHKRSVSGLCNSSSALPLYNQQVGDCCIIRVSLDVDNGNMYKSILVTSQDKAPAVIRKAMDKHNLEEDEPEDYELLQILSDDRKLKIPENANVFYAMNSTANYDFVLKKRAFTKGVKVKHGASSTLPRMKQKGLKIAKGIF
- the RALGDS gene encoding ral guanine nucleotide dissociation stimulator isoform X3 — protein: MCLWGPSTAPAHTPSSLPLLSCSLPCALHLQPGTGHPPGQGPRKSSTQEIGEELINGVIYSISLRKVQLHHGANKGQRWLGYENESALNLYETCKVRTVKAGTLEKLVEHLVPAFQGSDLSYVTIFLCTYRAFTTTQQVLDLLFKRYGCVLPYSDEDGGPQDQLKNAISSILGTWLDQYSEDFCQPPDFPCLKQLVAYVQLNMPGSDLERRAHLLLAQLEHSEPTEAEPEALSPVPALKPTPELELALTPARAPSPVPAPAPAPTPAPGSELEVAPAPAPKLQQAPEPAVELEPAPAPALELEPAPVPPPEQDPAPSQTLELEPALVPVPALEPSWPSPVVAENGLSEKPHLLVFPPDLVAEQFTLMDAELFKKVVPYHCLGSIWSQRDKKGKEHLAPTIRATVTQFNSVANCVITTCLGDRSTKAPDRARVVEHWIEVARECRILKNFSSLYAILSALQSNSIHRLKKTWEDVSRDSFRIFQKLSEIFSDENNYSLSRELLIKEGTSKFATLEMNPKRAQKRPKETGIIQGTVPYLGTFLTDLVMLDTAMKDYLYGRLINFEKRRKEFEVIAQIKLLQSACNNYSITPDEQFGVWFRALERLSETESYNLSCELEPPSESASNTLRTKKNTAIVKRWSDRQAPSTELSTSGSSHSKSCDQLRCGPYLSSGDIADALSVHSAGSSSSDVEEINISFVPESPDGQEKKFWESASQSSPETSGISSASSSTSSSSASTTPVAATRTHKRSVSGLCNSSSALPLYNQQVGDCCIIRVSLDVDNGNMYKSILVTSQDKAPAVIRKAMDKHNLEEDEPEDYELLQILSDDRKLKIPENANVFYAMNSTANYDFVLKKRAFTKGVKVKHGASSTLPRMKQKGLKIAKGIF